A genome region from Bufo gargarizans isolate SCDJY-AF-19 chromosome 2, ASM1485885v1, whole genome shotgun sequence includes the following:
- the LOC122925482 gene encoding olfactory receptor 1052-like: MNIKNKEALNMLYLFRGFLSLNWCPNLYCMFQMRLMIHKMENNMTTITEFFLLGFQVSQNFIFFMFCLLLVVFCGTICGNLLIMTLVSSSKNLHTPMYFFISQLSISDIWLTIAIVPNMLHILLNNGETIAINDCITQFYFFGVSETFECLLLTVMSYDRYVAIYNPLCYTSIMTRAFCVILSVICWFLGISISLVYTITISKLNFCGPNVIDHFFCDLVPLLELACSDTFIVHLEVYLLSIPIVIIPTTIIILSYTCIVLAILKIQSNSGRQKAFSTCSSHLIVVSIFYWTMYSVYVVPTKRQNLSISKFLSLLYTVFTPLVNPIIYSLRNADIKKAIQKAVHKHEA; the protein is encoded by the exons ATGAATATCAAGAACAAAGAAGCACTTAAT ATGCTCTACCTCTTCCGAGGCTTCCTTTCATTGAATTGGTGCCCAAACCTGTACTGCATGTTTCAAATGAGGCTAATGATCCATAAAATG GAGAATAATATGACTACAATCACAGAGTTTTTTCTCTTAGGATTTCAAGTCagtcaaaatttcatttttttcatgttCTGTCTTCTTCTTGTGGTTTTCTGTGGGACAATATGTGGAAACCTCCTAATAATGACCTTGGTGTCCTCCAGCAAGAACCTCCACACTCCAATGTACTTCTTCATCTCACAACTGTCCATCAGTGATATCTGGTTAACCATAGCTATTGTCCCCAACATGCTCCACATTCTACTGAATAATGGTGAGACCATTGCTATTAATGACTGCATcactcagttttatttttttggtgtctCGGAAACATTTGAATGTCTTCTTCTTACAGTGATgtcttatgacagatatgtggccATCTATAATCCTCTCTGTTATACCTCTATAATGACAAGAGCCTTTTGTGTGATATTATCAGTCATCTGTTGGTTCCTTGGTATTTCCATTAGCTTGGTTTACACTATAACAATATCTAAGCTAAATTTTTGTGGGCCAAATGTCATTGACCATTTCTTCTGTGATCTTGTTCCCTTATTAGAACTTGCCTGTTCTGATACCTTCATTGTTCATCTAGAGGTGTATTTACTAAGTATTCCAATTGTAATAATTCCAACCACCATCATTATACTGTCTTATACTTGTATTGTTTTAGCAATCTTAAAAATCCAATCCAATTCTGGTAGacagaaagccttctccacctgtaGCTCCCACCTCATTGTGGTCTCCATATTCTACTGGACTATGTACAGTGTTTATGTTGTCCCTACAAAAAGACAAAATCTCTCCATCAGTAAATTCCTCTCCCTGCTGTATACTGTCTTTACTCCTTTGGTGAATCCCATTATATACAGTTTGAGAAATGCAGACATTAAGAAAGCTATACAAAAAGCAGTCCATAAACATGAGGCCTGA